The DNA region CAAGCACGGCAGATAAGTAGACGGGAGCACCGGCACCTACGCGATCGGCATATTTTCCGGCTTTAAGAAAACGAGCAATACGGCCGACAGGAAACTGGAGACCGGCCTTGTGAGATCTGGAGACGGATTTTGAAGACTTGGGCTTGCCTCTGCCCCCCTTGGTTGATCCTGTTGAACTCATCTCCAAAAGGAAGAACCTTTGCACTTTTCGCTGATGTGAAGACTGTAGACTGGCCTGAACAAGGAATGcaagtttatatagaaaaatagaaaaggCACGTAGTCTCTTCTGATTGGCTCGTAGGACGCTACACGGATTGCCAgcctgtaattttttattatttatttaaataaaaacttgcACGTGAGGTATTCCAGAGtggaaaaagattttttacctattgaaaatatatttaaaataagtgaaTCCAAAATTCATTACTTTCTATCGAGCTGTTTACGACAATTAATGATTGGAAGGAAAGATAAAAGTTTTTTAACATTAGTCCAAACTGGGATTTACACAAAAGAATGGAATCCAACTTCCACTGGATGcatatcaacaaaatcatcctaAACTATTCTCACAATCCCTAGAACTCCTGAGATACGGAACCAATCTCTCCCTTTCTGGCCCCTGTTTTCTTGGGCAGCAGATTCTGATGAATATTAGGCAAAACACCTCCGTTTGCAATCGTCACAGACCCCAGCAACTTGCTTAACTCTTCGTCGTTCCTCACAGCCAACTGAATGTGCCTGGGTATAATTCTGTTCTTCTTGTTATCCCTCGCTGCATTTCCAGCCAACTCCAGAACCTAGAGACACGAGAACACCAAACCACTTAATCATCAAGaaatagtataaatttttacaaaaaaaaattaataaataaacgaaaaagaaaatgtgaatACCTCAGCAGCAAGATACTCGAGGACAGCAGAGAGATAGACCGGAGAGCCAGATCCAACACGCTCCGCATATCGGCCTTTCTTAAGGAAGCGAGCGACTCGGCCTACTGGAAACTGGAGACCAGCCTTATGTGATCGAGTCACCGACTTGGTGTTCTTATACTTGCCTCTACCGCCCTTGGTTGCTGGTCCTTCTGAACTCATTggtttttttaaagatttgggACTTTTATCTGAACAAGGAGAGTGAGTAGGCTTGGAGGATTTGAAACACTTTATGAGAGTGGACGTATTGTTTTCGTTTATATGGATGAAAGGAATGTATTTTGATTGGTGGTTTGGGTTTCTAGCCGATCGGTGACGTGTCGACTTAAGTGTGGTTTTTGTTTGGTGAATTCTCACTCTACACGGATTGCCAGCGTGGCTAGTcgaagaaacaaaatttttatctacGAAGCTTCTACATGTTTCCGTTCGTCTTACGATGTcgtttaagaaagaaaatgaacgGATCACTAGCCCATTTCGTTTTTTCCCGGCCCAGTACATTAAGGTTGGTGCACAAGATAAACTCGCCATGATATGATCTATTTCCTTATGGAAAGTTTGACCGTTCTCATAAGTTGGTCGGCCCAAGTTAAAATTCGGGGGGCCTGTTCGGCCCCATAATTTATATCTTACTGTTACTGTCATTCCGAAATATGTATACGCATGTCAAGTTAcaccataaacaaaaaaatgtctGAATTTTGTGTTGAttgtcaatttatttatttataattaaaaatactggaaagatagaaaaaaataagaaaagaactGGTATCATGTGATATGCAGAGCCCGATTGGCATGGATGTCAGCATACATTTTGTAGAGCCAAAAGTCAGGATTGCTCTTGGCAGAGGGAACCACATATGTACCACCCTCGGTCTCTTGTTTctcttcaataattttatttattttatagtagctaggaattgaaatttgtttgCATGGACCATGACTCAATCCATTGAACAAACACTATGACTAATCTTGAGATAGGAGTTGAGTTTCTTATCCCAAAAATCCATTACTCTTCTACAGTTCCTTCCTTGTACATGTTCAGTTAATATCGAATAATTATTCGCATTTAATGCCAAACGCTCGGTGTTCTTAGACTTGCCTGAACCGCGCTTGGTTGCTGGTTCTTCTGAactcattgtttttttttttttccccctttttaaaataaaaagatttggGACTTTTTTTCTAAACAAGGAGAGTGAGTAAGCTTGGAGGGTTTGAAACACTTTATGAGAGTGAACATATTGTTTTCGTTTATACAGATGATAGGAATGTATTTTGATTGGTGGTTTGGGTTCCTTGTGGATCGATG from Mangifera indica cultivar Alphonso chromosome 8, CATAS_Mindica_2.1, whole genome shotgun sequence includes:
- the LOC123222567 gene encoding histone H2AX-like, which gives rise to MSSEGPATKGGRGKYKNTKSVTRSHKAGLQFPVGRVARFLKKGRYAERVGSGSPVYLSAVLEYLAAEVLELAGNAARDNKKNRIIPRHIQLAVRNDEELSKLLGSVTIANGGVLPNIHQNLLPKKTGARKGEIGSVSQEF